CGCCACCAGTTCAAGGACGCCGGCGTGCGCGCGCTGGTGTACATCAACCTGTTCGGCAAGCTGGTGGAGGAGGTGCTTCCCGACACCGGCATCGAGTACCTGGTGGAAGCGCGCATGGGGGACATGCTGCCGAGCCTCAAGGGCTGGCTGGTGAACACCCTGGTGAAGAAGGTGAAGAAGATGGTTCCCGACTTTCACCTGCCCCAGGCGGTGTCTTTCAAGGACGCGCTGAAGTTCGGCCAGGGCCACGCCCTGAAACCGGTGAAGGTGGGGCTGGAGGACATCGCGGTGCTGCAGTACACCGGCGGGACCACCGGGGTGGCCAAGGGCGCGATGCTCACCCACGGCAACCTGGTGGCCAACATGCAGCAGGTGGATGCCTGCCTGTCCCAGCTGGGGCCCGATGGCGCACCGCTGATGAAGCAGGGCCAGGAGATCATGATCGCGCCGCTGCCGCTGTACCACATCTATGCCTTCACCGCGAATTGCATGTGCATGATGGTCAATGGCAACCACAACATCCTCATCACCAACCCGCGGGACATCGGTGGCTTCATCAAGGAGCTGAAGAAGTGGCGCTTCTCCGCGCTGCTGGGCCTGAACACCCTGTTCGTCGCGCTGATGGACCATCCCGGGTTCAAGGACCTGGATTTCTCCAACCTCAAGGTCACCAACTCCGGCGGCACCGCCCTGGTGAAGGCCACCGCCGAGCGCTGGCAGGCCCTGACCGGCTGCTCCGTGGTGGAAGGCTACGGCCTCACCGAAACCTCCCCGGTGGCCAGCACCAACCCCTATGGCGCGCAGGCACGCCTGGGCACGGTGGGCATCCCGGTTCCGGGCACCGCCTTCAAGGTCATCGATGACGCGGGCAACGAACTGCCCCTGGGCGATCGTGGCGAGCTGTGCATCAAGGGCCCGCAGGTGATGAAGGGCTACTGGAACCGCCCCGAGGCCACCGCCGAGGTGCTGGACGCCGAGGGCTGGCTGAAGACCGGCGACATCGCGGTGATCGACCCGGACGGCTTCGTGCGCATCGTCGACCGCAAGAAGGACCTCATCATCGTCTCCGGCTTCAACGTCTACCCCAACGAGATCGAGGATGTGGTGATGGCTCACCCGAAGGTGGCCAGCTGCGCGGCCATCGGCGTGCCGGACGACAAGTCCGGGGAGGCCGTGAAGCTCTTCGTGGTGCCCCGGGATGGCGGCGTCAGCGTCGAGGAGCTCAAGGCCTACTGCAAGGAGAATTTCACCGGCTACAAGGTGCCCAAGCATATCGTCCTCAAGGACGCCCTGCCCATGACGCCGGTGGGCAAGATCCTCCGTCGCGAACTGCGCGACATCGCCTGACCCGAGCCTGGCGGGACGAACCCGACGTCCCGCCGCCTCCTCTCCCCTCCGGAGCCCTTCCGGACCCTCCGAGCCACCACCAGCACCCGCGAAAGCCCCGTGATACGCCGTTTGTCGGCGAATTAGAGTTAAGACTCCAATAATGACCAGATTCTAGGGTGTTGGTCATTATTTTGACTGGCAAGGGCTGGTTTGGTGCTGGTGGGGCCTTGGCAAAGCTGCTACTCTCGGCGCGTTTTTTTGCCCGGTTGGGCGCACAATCGCACAGAACACAACAAACAACCGCCCCCCTGAGGGCGGTGAAATCAGCTGTTGCTTAGGAGTGGGCTTCCATGACCGATAACTTCTGGAAGGACAAATACCCAGCGGGCGTTCCTGCCGAGATCGACCCCGACCAGTACCCCAATGTCCAGGCGGTACTGAAGGCGTCCTGCCAACGCTTTGCCGACAAGCCCGCTTTCAGCAACCTGGGCAAGACCCTCACCTACGGTGAGCTCTACCGACTCTCCGGGGCCTTCGCCGCCTACCTGCAGAACCACACCGACCTCAAGCCCGGCGACCGCATCGCCGTGCAGCTGCCGAACATCCTGCAATATCCGGTGGTGGTCTTCGGCGCCATGCGCGCCGGCCTGGTCGTGGTGAACACCAACCCGCTGTACACCGCACGGGAGATGGAGCACCAGTTCAACGACTCCGGTGCCAAGGCCCTGGTCTGCCTGGCCAACATGGCCCACCTGGCCGAGGAAGTGCTGCCGAAGACCGGTGTCCGGCACGTGGTCGTCACCGAAGTGGGCGACCTGCTGCCCACCTTCAAGCGCCTCCTGGTCAACGCCGTGATCAAGCACGTGAAGAAGATGGTGCCGCCCTTCAGCCTGCCCCAGGCGGTCAAGCTCAACGACGCCCTGGCCAGGGGCCGTGGCCGCGCCGTGAACGAGGCCAGCCCGCAGAGCGGCGACATCGCCGTGCTGCAGTACACCGGCGGCACCACCGGCGTGGCCAAGGGCGCGATGCTGACCCATCGCAACCTGATCGCCAACATGCTCCAGTGCAAGGCCCTGATGGGCGCCAACCTGGACGAGGGCTGCGAGATCCTTATCGCGCCGCTGCCGCTCTACCACATCTACGCCTTCACCTTCCATTGCATGGCGATGATGCTGACCGGCAACCACAACGTCCTGATCAGCAACCCCCGCGACCTGCCGGCGATGGTCAAGGAGCTGGGCAAGTTCCGCTTCACCGGCTTCGTCGGCCTGAACACCCTGTTCGTGGCGCTGTGCAATAACGACGACTTCCGCAAGCTGGACTTCTCGGCCCTGAAGCTGACCCTGTCGGGTGGCATGGCCCTGCAGCTGGCCGCCGCCGAACGCTGGAAACAGGTCACCGGCTGCCCCATCTGCGAAGGCTACGGCATGACCGAGACCAGCCCGGTGGTGTCGGTGAACCCCTTCCAGAGCATCCAGATCGGCACCATCGGTATTCCCGTGCCCTCCACCCAGTGCAAGGTGGTGGACGACGAAGGCCGCGACGTCGGTCTCGGCGCGCCGGGCGAACTCTGCGTCAAGGGCCCGCAGGTCATGAAGGGCTACTGGCAGCGCCAGGACGCCACCGACGAGATCCTCGACGCCGATGGCTGGCTGAGGACCGGCGATATCGCGGTGATCCAGGACGATGGCTTCATGCGCATCGTCGACCGGAAGAAGGACATGATCCTGGTGTCCGGCTTCAACGTGTACCCCAACGAGCTGGAAGACGTGCTCGCCACCCTGCCCGGGGTGCTGCAGTGCGCCGCGATCGGCATCCCGGACGAGAAATCCGGCGAGGCCATCAAGATCTTCGTGGTGGTCCGGCCGGGCGTGAGCCTCACCAAGGAGCAGGTGATGGAGCACATGCGCGGCAACCTCACCGGCTACAAGGTGCCCCGTACCATCGAGTTCCGCGACAGCCTGCCGACCACCAACGTCGGCAAGATCCTCCGCCGTGAACTGCGCGACGAGGAACTGAAGAAGCTCAAGGCGAAGCAGGAAACGGCCAAGGCCTGATCCCGTTCCGCTCAGGACAGGGCCCCGCGTTTGCGGGGCCTTGTCGTTTCAGGGCGACCCCGAGGCTGTTACGGGAGGAAGGCATGTTGTATGGCTGCAATCTCGTCCTCACCTTCATTCCATCGGAGTGCCTGCCATGAGCCAATCCAGCCAGAGCCTGTCCAGGGAAGCCAGACGGCTTTCCATCAACGAGCGTGTCGAACTGGTGGAAGACCTGTTGGACAGCCTGGACACTCCTGACGCAACCCTCGACGCCCAGTGGGGGGAAGAGGCCGAGGATCGGCTGGATGCATACCGGCGTGGTGAACTCAAGGCACTCCCACTGGCCGAGGTATTGGGCAAGTATCTGAACAATTGAGCATTCGGACGGCAAGGACCTGCTCGTGATCGCGATTGCCCACCTGCACCGCTCGCCCGGCTACTGGCGTGATCGAATCGCCAAGCCCTCATAGGCCCGAGCCCTCCTCGCTGGAAATCTGCGACAATTCCGCCCTTGCCGAAAACGACAGCAGAATCAACGGACCCGATGAGCGAGCAATCCCCCAGCGCCGAACACCTCCTGAAACGCCTCGACCAGGCCATGGGCGCCGACCGCCATCGCCTGCGTCGACAGCTCCACGAGCTGCGCAAGCACCCGGACGACACCCGGCTGGCGCAGTGGGTCGAGCGCTTCCAGGCCTCCGTCGCCCGCGTCGAGGCGCGCCGCGCCAGCGTGCCGGTCATGCGTTACGACGACGCCCTGCCGATCGCCGCCAAGCGCGAGGAGATCAAGGCCGCGCTGGAAAAGCATCAGGTGCTGGTGATCGCCGGCGAGACCGGCTCGGGCAAGACCACCCAGCTGCCGAAGATCTGCCTGGAGATCGGTCGCGGCACCCATGGCCTGATCGGCCACACCCAGCCGCGCCGACTGGCGGCCCGCAGCGTGGCGACACGTGTCGCGGAGGAGATCGGCAGCCCCCTGGGCGAGCTGGTGGGCTACCAGGTGCGCTTCGAGGACCAGTCCAACGAACGCAGCCTGATCAAGCTGATGACCGACGGTATCCTGCTGGCCGAAACCCAGCACGACCGCTTCCTCGAACGCTACGACACCATCATCGTCGACGAGGCCCACGAGCGCAGCCTCAACATCGACTTCCTCCTGGGCTACCTGAAGACCCTGCTGCCGCGCCGCCCCGACCTCAAGCTGATCATCACCTCGGCGACCATCGACCTGGAGCGCTTCTCCAGGCATTTCGGCGGGGCGCCCATCATCGAGGTGTCCGGTCGCACCTACCCGGTGGAGACCTGGTACCGGCCGCTGGCCGCCGAGGTGGACGAAGATGGCGAGGCGCTGTTCGACGACCTGTCCGTGGACCAGGGCATCCTTCGCGCCCTGGACGAGATCGCCGCCCATGAGCGCGGCGAGGGCAAGCGCCCGGGCGATGTGCTGGTGTTCCTGCCCGGCGAGCGGGAGATCCGCGACTGCGCCGAGGTGCTGCGCAAGACCAATCTCAGGCACACCGAGGTGCTGCCGCTCTATGCGCGGCTGACGCCGGCGGAGCAGCAGAAGATCTTCGCGCCGATGCCGGGCCGCAAGATCGTCCTGTCCACCAACGTCGCCGAAACCTCGTTGACCGTGCCCGGCATCCGCTACGTGATCGACAGCGGCACCGCGCGCATCAGCCGCTACAGCTACCGCGCCAAGGTCCAGCGGCTGCCGGTGGAGGCCGTGTCCCAGGCCAGCGCCAACCAGCGCAAGGGCCGTTGCGGCCGCGTCGAGCCCGGCATCTGCGTGCGCCTCTACAGCGAGGAGGATTTCCTCGCCCGCCCGGCCTTCACCGACCCCGAGATCCTCCGCACCAACCTGGCTGCGGTGATCCTGCAGATGCTCCACCTGCGCCTCGGCGATATCGAGGCCTTCCCCTTCATCGAGCCGCCGGACGGCAAGGCCATCAAGGATGGCTTCACCCTGCTGCAGGAGCTCTCGGCGGTGAACCGCGAGGGCCAGCTGACGCCCATCGGCCGCCAGCTGGCGCGCCTGCCCATCGACCCGCGCCTGGGCCGCATGGTGCTGGAAGGCGCCCGCCAGGGCAGCCTCGACGAGGTGCTGGTGATCGCCGCCGCGCTGTCCGTGCAGGACCCGCGCGAGCGCCCCATGGACCGCCAGCAGGCGGCCGACCAGGCCCACGCCCAATGGAAGGACGTGGACTCCGACTTCGCCGCCCTGATCAACCTCTGGCGTGGATTCGAGGAGCAGCGCCTGGCCCTGGGCTCCAACGCCCTGCGCAACTGGTGCCGGAAGAACTTCCTCAACTACCTGCGCCTGCGCGAGTGGCGCGATGCCCACCGGCAGCTGGTGCTCATCGGCCGCGAATTGAAGCTCTTCCCCGAACGGGGCAAGGAGGCTCCCGTAGGACGGGTTGAGCGCAGCGATACCCATGCCGTCCGCAACGATGGGCATCGCTCCGCTCAGCGCCATCCTACGAAAAGCAATGCCGCCGCCGCTTCAGGTGATGCCGCCAGCAAGGCCGAACAGCAACAGCGCAGCATCGACTACGCCAAGGTGCACAAGGCCATCCTCTGCGGCCTGCTCAGCCAGATCGGCCAGAAGACCGAGGAGGGCGACTACCTGGGCGCCCGCCAGCGGCGCTTCTGGATCCACCCCGGCACCGCCATCGCCAGGAAGCGCCCGCAGTGGATCATGGCCGCCGAACTGGTGGAAACCACCAAGCTGTTCGCGCGCATGGTGGCGAAGATCGAGCCGGACTGGCTGGAGCCCCTGGCCGCGCACCTGGTGAAGAAGAACCACCTGGAGCCCCACTGGGAAAAACGCCGTGGCCAGGTGGTCGCTTACGAGCAGGTCAGCCTCTACGGCCTGATCGTGGTCGGTCGCCGCGCCGTTCACTACGGTCCGATCGATCCGGAAGTCTCTCGCGAGCTGTTCATCCGCGAGGGCCTGGTGCGAGGGGAGATCCACAGCAAGGCGCGTTGCCTCGCCGCCAACCGCCAGTTGCTGGAGCGGCTCGACGAGCTGGAAGCCAAGGCGCGCCGCCGCGACATCCTCGCCGACGAGGAAACCCTCTTCGCCTACTACGCGGCGCGGCTGCCGGCGGACATCTACCAGACCGCCAGTTTCGAGAAATGGTACGAGCGTGAGCGGGCCGGCAATCCCGACCTGCTGATCATGCGCGAGGAAGACGTGCTGGCCCGTGAGGCGAGCGAAGTCACCGCCGCCCAGTACCCCGACACGCTGCGCCTGGGCGAGCTGGAGCTGCCGCTTTCCTATCACTTCGAACCCGGCCATGCCCGTGACGGCGTCACCCTGCGGGTGCCGGCGCCGCTGCTGCCGCAGCTGCCCGCCGAGCGCCTCGAGTGGCTGGTGCCCGGCCTGCTGGAAGCCAAGTGCGTCGCCCTGGTGCGCAACCTGCCCAAGGCCATTCGCAAGAACTTCGTGCCGGTGCCGGACTTCGTCAAGGCGGCCCTGGCCAGGATCGCCTTCGGCCAGGGCTCCCTGCCCGACTCCCTGGGGCGCGAGCTGACCCGCATGACCGGCGTCCGCGTTTCCGAAGAGGCCTGGGGCGAGGCGGCCGCCCAGTTGGAAGGCCATCTGAAGATGAACCTGGAAGTGGTGGACGCCCGGGGCAAGTTCCTCGGCGAGGGGCGCGAGCTGGCGGAAGTCACCGCCCGTTTCGCCGAGGCCAGCCAGGCCGCCCTGGCCATTCCCCAGGCGAAGCAGGAGCAGAAGCCGGTGGAGGCCAAGGGCTTCGCCCAGGTGGCGGAAAAGACCCAGCAGAAGATCGCCGGGTTGTCCATGACCGTCTACCCGGCGCTGGTGGAGGAGGGCGGCAGCGTCAGGGAAAGCCGCTTCCCGACTCAGGCCGAGGCCGATTGGCAGCATCGCCGGGCCCTGCAACGGCTGTTGCTGCAACAGCTGGCCGAGCCGGCCAAGTACCTGCGCGGCAAGCTGCCGGGGCTGACCGAACTCGGACTGCTGTACCGCGACATGGGCCGCGTCGACGCGCTGGTGGAGGACATCCTCCTGGCCAGCCTGGACAGCTGCATCCTCGAAGGCGAAGCCAGCCTGCCCCGGGACGGCGCCGCCCTCGCTTCCCTGGCCGAGAGGAAGCGCGGCGCCTGGGCCGAGCACGCCGAGCGCCTGGCGCGCCTGACCCTGGAGATCCTCAAGCTCTGGCACGGCCTGCAGAAACGCTTCAAGGGCCGCATCGACCTGGCTCAGGCCGTGGCGCTGAACGACATCAAGGCGCAGCTGGCCAACCTGGTCTATCCGGGCTTCGTCCGCGAAACCCCGGCGGAATGGTTCAGGGAACTGCCGCGCTACCTGAAGGCGGTGGAGCAGCGCTTCGACAAGATCGCCGCGCAACTGCAGCGGGATCGGGTCTGGTCCGGCGAGATCGCCGGCTACTGGGAGCAGTACCAGACGCGCCTGGCCAAGCATGCCCAGGAAGGCAAGCGTGACCCGGAACTGGTGCTCTACCGCTGGATGCTGGAAGAGTACCGGGTGTCCCTCTTCGCCCAGCAACTGGGCACGAAACTGCCGGTGTCCGATAAGCGACTGTCGAAACAGTGGAGCCAGGTGGAAGCATGACCGCGTTCGAAATCCGTCCCATGAGCCCCGAGCTCTACCGCCAGCAGACTCGCCGCATCGCCCTGGGCTGCGCCGGCCTCTTCATCGCCCTGGCGCTCCTGCTGTCCACCGCCGCCGTGACGCTGTTCGGCACGCCGGGCGGCGACAATTTCCGCTGGAACCTCGCGGGCGTGCTGCTGGGCCTGGGGCTGACCGTCGCCCTGGTGCGCCTGCAGTTCTGGTCCCGGCCCTGGATGGCGCCGGCGGTCTATGGCTGGCAACTCAAGCGCAGCCTGATGCGCGTCGGCAACCTCATGCACAAGGTCAAGGCCGGCGTCGCCGTGGGCGATGCCACGGCGATGAAGACCCTGCGCTTCTATCACCTGGCGCTGACCCAGATGCACCAGCTGGACGGCAACCTCTCCGACCTCAGCCAGATGGTCAAGGAGATCGACCAGCACCGTGAGGCGATGGAGCGGCAGGGGCTGGACCCCGAGCAGGTCCGCCTCGACCCGGCCTGGCTGTCGACCCTCAAGGGATACGCCGGCTAGGCGGAGCCGGCGTCGCGGCTTGCCTGGAGGCGGACAGGGCGCCGTGCTATACAGCCGTCACGGGGGCAACGGCATCAGGAGCACGAGGCATGGACGGGCAGGGCAAGCGTTCATCGACCGAACGATCATCGCCGGGCGCGGTTCAGCATCGGAGCCGCTTCGTCTGGCGAGCCCTGGCGCCGCGTTCCCTGGGCCTGCCGGTGGGGGCGCTGTGCCTGGCCCTGCCGCTCTGGGAGCTGGGCCGCCCGCTCTGGGTCTGGGGGCTGCTGTTCCTCTTCGTCTTCGTCTGGCCCTGGCTCGCCCTGGCCCTGAGCCTGCGCTACCGCGATCCGGTGCGCCACGAGCGCCGGCATATTCTCCTCGACTCCTTCGCCGGCACCTTCTGGATGGCGGCGGCGGGCTTCAGCCCCCTGGCCACCTGCGTCACCTTCGCCATGCTCCAGGCCAACAACGTGGCTGCCGGCGGCATCCGCTTCGTCGGCCAGGGCTGGCTGGCGCAGCTGGCGGGCGTGACGGTCGGCCTGCTGGTGTTCGGCGCCCAGTTCCATTCCGCGCTTACCCTGAAGCACCTGCTGTTCTGCCTGCCGATGCTGGTGATCCACCCCGTGGTGATCGGCACCACCCTCTATGAAATGGCCCAGAGCGTCGCCAGGAGCCGCAGGAAGTTGCGCACCCTGAGCCAGACCGACAGCCTCACCGGCGTCTACAACCGCCGCTACTGGAGCGAGCTGGCTTTACAGGAGTTCCAGCGTTGCGGGCGGGGTGGCGGTCCGTCCTGCCTGGCGCTCATCGATGTGGATAACTTCAAGGCGATCAACGATACCCAGGGCCACCTGGCCGGGGATGAACTGCTGGCTCGGCTCGGCCGGGCGCTACGGGCAAACCTGCGGGAGACCGACCTGATCGGCCGTTACGGCGGGGACGAGTTCTGCGTGCTGCTGCCCCAGACCCGCGAGCACGGCGCCTGCACGGCGCTGGACTGGATGCGGGAGCGGGTGGTGCGCGACGAACAGGGCCAGTTGGGGCTGAGCATCGGCCTGGCGGCCTACCAGCCGGGCATGGGCAGCCTGGAGGACTGGATCCGTTGCGCCGACAAGGCGCTCTACGAGGCCAAGTCCCGGGGGCGCAACCAGGTGGTGGCGCATCCCCAGGTCCAGGCGGGGGTCTGAGGAGCGGTCTCGCCACGGCGCCTCCTGGAGCATGGGTGCCGCGCGCCCGCCCAAGGGCTTCCGTGAATTACGACAGGTGCTTCAGCAACCGTGCCTGCAAGGCTTCCAGCGTTTCCGGGGCGGCCCGCTTGCTGGCGTGGATGCCCAGGGCTTCCCCTTCGAAACGCGGCACGATGTGCATGTGGATATGGAACACGGTCTGGCCCGCCGGGGCGCCATTGAACTGGGCGACCTGGACGCCGGCCGGCTGCAGCTCATCCACCAGCACCCGGGTCAGGCGCTGCACCACCGCCATCACCTTGGCCAGGGCTTCGGGTTCGATCTCCAGGATGTTGCGGGCGGTGGAACGCTTGGGGATCACCAGGGTATGGCCGAAGGACTGCGGAAACAGATCGAGGAAGGCGAGCACATCGTCGTCCTCGTAGAGCTTGTAGCAGGGCGCCTCGCCCCGAATGATCTGGGCGAAGACGTTCTGCGGGTCGTAGGTGCCGTGCAGGCTCATCGTGGGCTCTCCATTTTGCCGGACATGAAGCGCGCACCTTAACGCTCGGGGCCCAGGCGCGAAACCCGGGCGCTTCATTTTCTCCGCCGCGCACCTGGCCGTGGGCCTTTCCCATCTCGGGTGGGAAGCTTCCGGAACGTCTAGTGTTAACCGGGTCGAAAGTGGACTGATGGTTCTGCATTTTTGCCGACGTTTCGGCAAAAGTCCCCGTCGCCAGCGGCCGAATCTGGCGTTACCCTTCGCATCTGGATGATTTCCGGACGCCCGTGGCAGCCCGCTTTCGCGCCGGCCCGGGTGCCGCGACAGGCCCTGCCGGGCGCGGCGAAGATTGGTCCGCGTGGATAAGTCCGGCATCAGGTTTCCATCCCGTTCGATGGGACGCCCCATTTTCCCGCCGCCGGCACCGGCCTGCGGCGATTGACTGCCCAAACCGGCCGCCCGAGCAGGCGGCCCAGTATCGAGAGGATCGACCGTGCACAACGTCGTGATCAGTGGCACCGGCCTTTACACCCCGCCCAACAGCATTTCCAACGAAGAGCTGGTGGCCTCCTTCAATGCCTACGTGCAGGCCTTCAACGCCGAGAACGCCGACGCCATCGAGCGCGGCGAGATCGAGGCCCTGGCCGAGTCCAGCGTCGCCTTCATCGAGAAGGCCTCCGGCATCAAGAGCCGCTTCGTGGTGGACAAGGACGGCATCCTCGATCCCCGGCGCATGGTGCCGCGCATCCCGGAACGCTCCAACGAGGAGTGGGGCATCCTCTGCGAGATGGCCGTGGCCGCCGCCCGGCAGGCCCTGGAGCGTGCCGGACGCACCCCGGCCGATATCGACGGCGTGATCGTCGCCTGCTCCAACCTGCAGCGCGCCTACCCGGCGGTGGCCATCGAGGTGCAGGCCGCCCTGGGCATCCAGGGCTTCGGCTATGACATGAACGTCGCCTGCTCCTCCGCCACCTTCGGCATCCAGGCCGCCACCAACGCGGTCCAGACCGGCCAGGCCCGCGCCATCCTCATGGTCAACCCGGAAATCTGCACCGGCCACCTCAACTTCCGCGACCGCGACAGCCACTTCATCTTCGGTGACGCCGCCACCGCCGTGATCATCGAGCGGGCCGACCAGGCCACCTCGAAACACCAGTTCGAGGTCGTCGGCACCAAGCTGCTGACCCAGTTCTCCAACAACATCCGCAACAACTTCGGCTTCCTCAATCGCGCGGCCGAGGAAGGCATCGGCACGCGCGACAAGCTGTTCGTCCAGGAAGGTCGCAAGGTGTTCAAGGACGTCTGCCCCATGGTGGCCGAGCTGATCGCCGCGCACCTGCAGGAGAACGGCATCGAGGTGGCCGGGGTGAAACGCTTCTGGCTGCACCAGGCCAACCTCAACATGAACCTGCTGATCGCCCGCAAGCTGCTGGGGCGCGACGCCGAGCCGCAGGAGGCGCCGGTGATCCTCGACACCTATGCCAACACCAGTTCCGCCGGCTCGGTGATCGCCTTCCACAAGCACCAGGACGACCTGCCCAGCGGTGCCCTCGGCGTGCTCAGCTCCTTCGGAGCCGGCTACTCCATCGGCAGCGTGATCCTGCGCAAGCGCTGATGAGCCTGCCCCCCGACGGGGACCTGCTGCCCCGGCTGCTGGCCGGGGAGCAGCGGGCCTTCCGACAACTGATCGACGCCTACCAGGGCGCCATGCGCGCGGTGGCCTATGCCATCGTCGGCCAGCGTTTCGCCGACGAGGTGGTGCAGGACGCCTGGCTGGCCGTGGTGCGCAACCTGGACGGCTTCCAGCAGCGCTCCAGCCTCAAGACCTGGCTGCTGACCATAGTCGCCAACACCGCCCGCAGCCGGCTCAAGCAGAGCCGTCGGGAGGTGCTGCTGGATGACCTGCCGGGGCCGCACGGCACCCTCGACGAGGGGCGCTTTGCCGAGAACGGCCATTGGATGGCCGAGGTGCCCGCCTGGCACCAGGACTCCCCCGAGGCCCTGCTGGCCGAGGAAGAACTGCGGGAGTGCCTGGAAAAGACCCTGCTCGGCCTGTCGGAGATGCAGCGCAGCGTGGTGCTCCTGCGGGAGCGCCAGGGACTGGAGTTGGAAGAGATCTGTAACGTGCTGGGGGTTTCGCTCTCCAATGTCCGGGTGCTCCTGCATCGCGGGCGCCTCAAGCTGTTCGCCACGCTGGAACATTTCGAGGAGACCGGCCAATGCTGACATGCAAGGAACTGGTGGCCCGTTCCAGCGACCTGCTCGATGACCAGCTGAGCTTTCGCGAGCGGCTGGCCATGCGTCGCCATCTGGTGCTCTGCCGCAACTGCCGGCGCTTCATCAGGCAGATGAAACTGGCCCAGGCCGTGGTCCGCCAGATGCCCGATGAACCGCCCGCGGATGCGGACGACCTGGCCGAGCGCCTGGCCCGGGCGCGCCGCGACGCCCACTGATTCGCGCATTCGCGTAGACCCCCCGAGCCGACTGCGCAAGTCGGCTTTTGCACCTGTTTCACTCCCGAGTCCCCAGGCTTTTCGGCTGAAAGGCCCGTCCTAGAGCAGTGCGTGCCTTATAAGAATTCGAAGTAAAAAAGTTCC
This genomic window from Pseudomonas furukawaii contains:
- a CDS encoding diguanylate cyclase, with the translated sequence MDGQGKRSSTERSSPGAVQHRSRFVWRALAPRSLGLPVGALCLALPLWELGRPLWVWGLLFLFVFVWPWLALALSLRYRDPVRHERRHILLDSFAGTFWMAAAGFSPLATCVTFAMLQANNVAAGGIRFVGQGWLAQLAGVTVGLLVFGAQFHSALTLKHLLFCLPMLVIHPVVIGTTLYEMAQSVARSRRKLRTLSQTDSLTGVYNRRYWSELALQEFQRCGRGGGPSCLALIDVDNFKAINDTQGHLAGDELLARLGRALRANLRETDLIGRYGGDEFCVLLPQTREHGACTALDWMRERVVRDEQGQLGLSIGLAAYQPGMGSLEDWIRCADKALYEAKSRGRNQVVAHPQVQAGV
- a CDS encoding HIT family protein, whose protein sequence is MSLHGTYDPQNVFAQIIRGEAPCYKLYEDDDVLAFLDLFPQSFGHTLVIPKRSTARNILEIEPEALAKVMAVVQRLTRVLVDELQPAGVQVAQFNGAPAGQTVFHIHMHIVPRFEGEALGIHASKRAAPETLEALQARLLKHLS
- a CDS encoding beta-ketoacyl-ACP synthase III encodes the protein MHNVVISGTGLYTPPNSISNEELVASFNAYVQAFNAENADAIERGEIEALAESSVAFIEKASGIKSRFVVDKDGILDPRRMVPRIPERSNEEWGILCEMAVAAARQALERAGRTPADIDGVIVACSNLQRAYPAVAIEVQAALGIQGFGYDMNVACSSATFGIQAATNAVQTGQARAILMVNPEICTGHLNFRDRDSHFIFGDAATAVIIERADQATSKHQFEVVGTKLLTQFSNNIRNNFGFLNRAAEEGIGTRDKLFVQEGRKVFKDVCPMVAELIAAHLQENGIEVAGVKRFWLHQANLNMNLLIARKLLGRDAEPQEAPVILDTYANTSSAGSVIAFHKHQDDLPSGALGVLSSFGAGYSIGSVILRKR
- a CDS encoding RNA polymerase sigma factor produces the protein MSLPPDGDLLPRLLAGEQRAFRQLIDAYQGAMRAVAYAIVGQRFADEVVQDAWLAVVRNLDGFQQRSSLKTWLLTIVANTARSRLKQSRREVLLDDLPGPHGTLDEGRFAENGHWMAEVPAWHQDSPEALLAEEELRECLEKTLLGLSEMQRSVVLLRERQGLELEEICNVLGVSLSNVRVLLHRGRLKLFATLEHFEETGQC
- a CDS encoding anti-sigma factor family protein produces the protein MLTCKELVARSSDLLDDQLSFRERLAMRRHLVLCRNCRRFIRQMKLAQAVVRQMPDEPPADADDLAERLARARRDAH